A section of the Kribbella sp. HUAS MG21 genome encodes:
- a CDS encoding NADP-dependent oxidoreductase gives MRAITAQDREAGVGGLSLTELPYPHAAENDVVVQVHAAGFTRGELDWPGTWTDRAGRDRTPTVPGHELSGVVVELGYGTTGLTVGQRVFGLADWTRNGTLAEYVAVEARNLAPLPADVDHVTAAAVPVSGLTAWQAFFDHAHLQPGQTVLIHGVGGAVGYVAAQLAREAGAHVIGTGRTADRTTATELGVQQFVDLGTDRLEAIGEVDVVLDVIGGEIRDRSTALVRPGGTVVTIADPPTTHPRDGRAIFFVVEPNRDHLTHLATRLRDGRLKPLVTTTRALPEAPKAFTERGRTIITVQ, from the coding sequence ATGCGTGCCATCACAGCCCAGGACCGCGAGGCCGGCGTCGGCGGACTGTCACTGACCGAGCTGCCGTACCCGCACGCCGCCGAGAACGACGTCGTCGTCCAGGTGCACGCCGCCGGCTTCACCCGCGGCGAGCTGGACTGGCCGGGCACGTGGACCGACCGGGCCGGGCGCGACCGCACGCCGACCGTGCCCGGGCACGAGCTGTCCGGGGTGGTGGTCGAGCTCGGCTACGGCACCACTGGGCTCACGGTGGGCCAGCGGGTCTTCGGCCTCGCCGACTGGACCCGCAACGGGACCCTCGCGGAGTACGTCGCCGTGGAGGCGCGGAACCTGGCCCCGCTTCCGGCGGACGTCGACCACGTGACCGCGGCCGCCGTACCGGTCTCAGGCCTCACTGCGTGGCAGGCCTTCTTCGACCACGCCCACCTGCAGCCAGGCCAGACCGTCCTGATCCACGGCGTCGGGGGTGCCGTCGGCTACGTCGCAGCGCAGCTAGCGCGCGAGGCAGGAGCCCACGTCATCGGCACCGGCCGTACGGCGGACCGCACCACGGCCACCGAGCTGGGCGTGCAGCAGTTCGTCGACCTCGGCACCGACAGGCTGGAGGCAATCGGCGAGGTCGACGTCGTACTGGACGTCATCGGCGGCGAGATCCGCGACCGCTCCACCGCCCTGGTACGCCCCGGCGGCACCGTCGTCACCATCGCCGACCCACCCACCACCCACCCCCGCGACGGCCGAGCCATCTTCTTCGTCGTAGAACCCAACCGCGACCACCTCACCCACCTGGCCACCCGCCTCCGCGACGGCCGCCTGAAACCCCTGGTCACCACCACCCGCGCCCTGCCCGAAGCCCCCAAGGCCTTCACCGAACGAGGCCGAACGATCATCACCGTGCAGTGA
- a CDS encoding glucose 1-dehydrogenase: protein MTPVPDCGEKSYVGSGKLTGKAAIITGGDSGIGRAVAIAFAREGADVVISYLNEHRDAEETAQFVEEAGRTALLVPGDVAEPQHCRDIVSQAVDAFGKVDILVSNAAYQMTHESLDEISDEEWDRTFRINVGAMFYLAKAALPHMAPGSSIIGSSSVNSDMPSPTLAPYAATKAAIANFSASLAQLLGDKGIRVNSVAPGPIWTPLIPSTMPPEKVESFGSDTPLGRAGQPAELAPVYVLLASDDGSYISGARVAVTGGRPIL, encoded by the coding sequence ATGACGCCGGTTCCCGACTGCGGCGAGAAGAGCTACGTCGGATCGGGGAAACTGACCGGAAAGGCCGCGATCATCACCGGCGGTGACAGCGGGATCGGCCGGGCGGTCGCGATCGCGTTCGCGCGCGAGGGCGCCGACGTCGTGATCTCCTATCTCAACGAGCATCGCGACGCCGAGGAAACCGCGCAGTTCGTCGAGGAAGCCGGCCGTACGGCGCTGCTGGTCCCCGGCGACGTCGCCGAACCGCAGCACTGCCGCGACATCGTCTCGCAGGCCGTCGACGCGTTCGGGAAAGTCGACATCCTCGTCAGCAACGCGGCGTACCAGATGACGCACGAGAGTCTGGACGAGATCTCGGACGAGGAGTGGGACCGTACGTTCCGTATCAACGTCGGCGCGATGTTCTATCTCGCCAAGGCGGCGCTGCCGCATATGGCGCCCGGTTCGTCGATCATCGGCAGCTCCTCGGTGAACTCCGACATGCCGTCGCCCACACTGGCGCCGTACGCGGCGACGAAGGCCGCGATCGCGAACTTCTCGGCGAGCCTGGCGCAGTTGCTCGGGGACAAGGGCATTCGCGTCAACAGCGTCGCTCCGGGGCCGATCTGGACGCCGTTGATCCCCTCGACGATGCCGCCCGAGAAGGTGGAGTCGTTCGGCTCCGACACACCGCTCGGTCGCGCGGGCCAGCCGGCGGAACTTGCACCTGTCTACGTACTGCTTGCGTCCGACGACGGCAGTTACATCTCGGGCGCGCGGGTCGCCGTCACCGGCGGCCGTCCGATTCTGTGA
- a CDS encoding lysoplasmalogenase translates to MTKAALMPALAAWCRSHSCPRLLVAALLMSGAGDSFMEHKRLLPGMAMYGGAHGCYVTLFVRDRTRFKWPAAAAYGAAGACIMRFLWPGLGPLRPPVAGYASLLTATAISAGWYDRRSALGGALFLVSDTLIGTQLAGHDFPTRAALVGLTYTTGQYNLAAGVVTRAGKLRRQIRPGGAAGT, encoded by the coding sequence GTGACGAAGGCAGCTCTCATGCCGGCCCTGGCTGCTTGGTGCCGGTCGCACAGTTGCCCGCGCCTGCTGGTCGCGGCGCTGCTGATGTCAGGCGCCGGCGACTCCTTCATGGAGCACAAGCGCCTGCTGCCGGGTATGGCGATGTACGGCGGAGCGCACGGCTGCTACGTGACACTGTTCGTCCGCGACCGCACCCGGTTCAAGTGGCCGGCAGCTGCGGCGTACGGTGCTGCCGGCGCCTGCATCATGAGATTCCTCTGGCCAGGTCTCGGGCCGCTGAGGCCGCCCGTGGCGGGCTACGCATCGTTGCTGACGGCAACTGCGATCTCCGCCGGCTGGTACGACCGGCGATCAGCACTCGGTGGCGCGCTGTTCCTGGTTTCGGACACCCTGATCGGCACCCAGCTCGCCGGCCACGACTTTCCCACCCGCGCCGCCTTGGTCGGCCTCACCTACACAACCGGTCAGTACAACCTCGCCGCCGGAGTCGTCACCCGCGCCGGGAAGCTCCGCAGGCAAATCAGGCCCGGCGGGGCAGCCGGCACCTGA
- a CDS encoding LysR family transcriptional regulator, which yields MLDVEKLATLRAVVRHGSFSSAAQALHLTQPAVSRQVSSLERCVGAQLVVRTHRGVRATEAGELLLRHTDAILNRLALAEWEVGQLAGLRGSTIRLGSFFSALVHLSSELAFLLEERHPGLTIADDLVNREEALTKLVRGALDVALVFEHAQEPAGPTENVDIVTLFDDPLTVLLPARHWLADRPAVQLSDLGNETWIRAHTGSAARMIDRLLTLTDADPSIRLAGNGDEPIEAQALVAAGAGIAFAHRLNVVLEPDQLAIKPLRGLQNEHRHIQAACRTGERTPTVAATMTALTEIGHHHGSLNDDPPKTRNPQSPANPIGGASAEFSGKPPRSHAP from the coding sequence ATGCTTGACGTGGAGAAGCTCGCGACGCTCCGGGCTGTCGTGCGGCATGGTTCGTTCTCCTCTGCCGCCCAAGCACTGCATCTGACGCAACCTGCGGTCTCCCGCCAGGTGTCATCACTAGAGCGTTGCGTGGGTGCGCAGCTGGTGGTCAGAACGCACCGTGGTGTGCGCGCGACGGAGGCGGGCGAACTGCTCCTTCGGCACACCGACGCCATCCTGAACCGGCTGGCGCTCGCGGAGTGGGAGGTCGGTCAGCTGGCCGGATTGCGCGGCAGCACGATTCGGCTGGGCTCGTTCTTCTCGGCGCTTGTGCACCTGTCGTCGGAACTGGCCTTCCTGCTCGAGGAACGGCACCCCGGTCTGACGATCGCCGACGACCTGGTGAACCGCGAGGAAGCGCTCACGAAGCTGGTCCGAGGAGCGCTCGATGTGGCGCTGGTCTTCGAGCACGCCCAGGAACCGGCCGGACCCACGGAGAACGTCGACATCGTCACCTTGTTCGACGATCCGCTCACCGTGCTGCTACCGGCCCGGCACTGGCTGGCAGACAGGCCGGCCGTGCAACTGTCGGACCTCGGAAACGAAACCTGGATCCGAGCGCATACAGGTTCCGCCGCTCGGATGATCGATCGCCTGCTGACGCTGACGGACGCCGATCCGTCGATCCGACTGGCAGGCAACGGCGACGAACCGATCGAAGCCCAGGCACTGGTCGCCGCGGGCGCCGGAATCGCCTTCGCCCACCGCTTGAACGTCGTCCTCGAGCCCGACCAACTCGCGATCAAACCCCTCCGCGGACTCCAGAACGAACATCGCCACATCCAGGCCGCCTGCCGCACCGGCGAACGAACCCCCACAGTCGCCGCCACGATGACAGCCCTGACCGAGATCGGCCACCACCACGGCTCCCTGAACGATGACCCACCCAAGACCAGAAACCCACAGAGTCCTGCCAACCCAATAGGCGGAGCAAGTGCTGAGTTCAGCGGCAAGCCGCCGCGCTCACATGCGCCCTGA
- a CDS encoding BTAD domain-containing putative transcriptional regulator, with amino-acid sequence MLFRVLGPVEIDGTDAVSYIRADKPRALLALLLVKANTWVSVGEIVDTVWSGKTPPVSAERNIGTYIWQLRRTLPPLGADGQRIESRSKAYRIRVQAGELDSDRLQALLAAGDEALTAGDAATALKHLESAQSLWRGAPYEGLVTDQHQPEVTRLAELHWSVRERLADALIGTARFADAVALCKSLTTEDPLRETNWARLLVAYRDAGRRADALATYQKARTALVDELGTEPGPELRELQQELLADVPDKPKQEAPGPDAYVRTVVEAAGALDGPHAEAARHWFTTRHPEFTTAISQLLAEKDVANAWLLTTALHQFVETGGDVPGWAPLVAEVVAATRAGKDWYGELITRNILGIAQTRAGRLHDARDEFAAALSVASVHNDRDAEGTVLVNLALAEASAGAHQQAAEHLRRALRLLPESPTAVEARQALADLGEPEDPARSPVAS; translated from the coding sequence GTGTTGTTCCGGGTCCTGGGGCCGGTGGAGATCGACGGCACCGATGCGGTCAGCTACATCCGGGCGGACAAGCCGCGGGCGCTGCTCGCGTTGCTGCTGGTGAAGGCGAACACCTGGGTCTCCGTGGGCGAGATCGTCGACACGGTGTGGTCCGGCAAGACCCCTCCGGTTTCGGCGGAGCGCAACATCGGCACGTACATCTGGCAGCTCCGCAGGACGCTGCCGCCGCTCGGTGCGGACGGCCAGCGGATCGAGAGCCGCTCCAAGGCGTACCGGATCCGCGTGCAGGCCGGTGAGCTCGACTCGGACCGCCTGCAGGCGCTGCTGGCCGCCGGCGACGAGGCGTTGACCGCGGGCGATGCTGCGACAGCACTGAAGCACCTGGAGTCAGCACAGTCGCTCTGGAGAGGTGCGCCGTACGAGGGGCTGGTGACCGACCAGCATCAGCCTGAGGTGACGCGCCTGGCCGAGCTGCACTGGTCGGTCCGGGAGCGGCTGGCGGATGCCCTGATCGGTACGGCGCGATTCGCCGACGCGGTTGCCCTGTGCAAGAGCCTCACGACCGAGGACCCGCTGCGCGAGACGAACTGGGCGCGGCTGCTGGTCGCGTATCGGGACGCGGGGCGCCGAGCTGACGCGCTGGCGACGTACCAGAAGGCCCGTACCGCGCTGGTGGACGAGCTGGGTACTGAGCCGGGGCCGGAGTTGCGGGAGCTGCAGCAGGAGCTACTGGCCGACGTACCGGACAAGCCGAAGCAGGAGGCGCCTGGACCGGATGCGTACGTGCGGACCGTGGTGGAGGCTGCTGGCGCGCTGGACGGTCCGCATGCGGAGGCGGCTCGCCACTGGTTCACCACGCGGCACCCCGAGTTCACTACTGCCATCAGCCAGCTGCTGGCGGAGAAGGACGTGGCCAACGCGTGGCTGCTGACCACTGCGCTGCACCAGTTCGTCGAGACCGGCGGTGACGTCCCTGGTTGGGCTCCTCTAGTGGCGGAGGTCGTAGCCGCGACACGGGCCGGCAAGGACTGGTACGGCGAACTCATCACGCGCAACATCCTCGGCATCGCGCAGACCCGCGCCGGCCGGCTCCACGATGCGCGGGACGAGTTCGCTGCCGCCCTGAGCGTCGCGTCGGTGCACAACGACCGGGATGCGGAGGGGACCGTGCTGGTCAACCTGGCCTTGGCCGAGGCGAGTGCCGGCGCACACCAGCAGGCGGCAGAGCACCTCCGCCGTGCGCTCCGGCTGCTGCCCGAATCGCCCACCGCCGTCGAGGCCAGGCAGGCCCTGGCCGATCTGGGCGAACCAGAGGACCCCGCCCGCTCCCCGGTCGCCTCCTGA
- a CDS encoding MoxR family ATPase codes for MRDAGIEPQQAYELIAANIQRVIRGKPEVVRLAVATLFAGGHLLIEDLPGLGKTSLARSLARSIGGRWSRIQFTPDLLPGDITGVVVYDQGQGRFVFHPGGVFANIVLADEVNRGTPKTQSALLEVMAERQVTVDADTRRVPDPFMVLATQNPIEMEGTYQLPEAQLDRFLLRIEIGYPDHDAEVEVVALDGAGPTPDDLEPVIDPDTLRGVIAAVRSVYVDEAVMAYAVRLAAATRLHSAVRYGASPRGSIALIRAARAIAATDGRSFVTPDDVKNIAHPVLAHRLVLTADATLSRRTAESVVDDVLADTPAPGNPVRRDLKRALGVVS; via the coding sequence ATGCGGGATGCGGGGATCGAGCCGCAGCAGGCCTACGAGCTGATCGCGGCCAACATCCAGCGGGTCATCCGCGGTAAGCCGGAAGTGGTACGGCTGGCGGTCGCGACCCTGTTCGCCGGCGGGCACCTGCTGATCGAGGACCTGCCGGGGCTCGGCAAGACCAGCCTGGCCAGGAGCCTCGCCCGCAGCATCGGCGGCCGCTGGAGCCGCATCCAGTTCACACCGGACCTGCTGCCCGGCGACATCACCGGCGTGGTGGTGTACGACCAGGGCCAGGGCAGGTTCGTGTTCCACCCCGGCGGTGTCTTCGCGAACATCGTGCTGGCCGACGAGGTGAACCGCGGTACGCCGAAGACGCAGTCCGCACTGCTCGAGGTGATGGCCGAGCGGCAGGTCACCGTCGACGCGGACACCCGCCGGGTGCCGGACCCGTTCATGGTGCTCGCGACGCAGAACCCGATCGAGATGGAAGGCACCTACCAGCTGCCCGAGGCACAGCTGGACCGCTTCCTGCTGCGGATCGAGATCGGCTACCCGGACCACGACGCCGAGGTCGAGGTAGTGGCGCTGGACGGCGCCGGTCCGACGCCGGACGACCTGGAGCCGGTGATCGACCCGGACACGCTGCGCGGCGTCATCGCCGCTGTCCGGTCTGTGTACGTCGACGAGGCGGTGATGGCGTATGCCGTCCGGCTGGCCGCGGCGACCCGGCTGCACAGCGCGGTCCGGTACGGCGCCAGCCCGCGCGGCAGCATCGCCCTGATCCGGGCGGCCCGCGCGATCGCCGCGACGGACGGCCGGTCGTTCGTGACACCGGACGACGTGAAGAACATCGCGCATCCCGTGCTCGCGCACCGTCTGGTGCTGACCGCGGACGCCACCCTGTCCCGGCGTACGGCGGAGAGCGTGGTGGACGACGTCCTCGCAGACACTCCGGCGCCGGGCAATCCGGTACGACGTGACCTCAAGCGGGCCCTCGGCGTCGTGTCATGA
- the wrbA gene encoding NAD(P)H:quinone oxidoreductase, whose protein sequence is MATTGVSVIYYSSTGTIAEIARTIAQYAEKAGAEVRLRKVRELAPPEAIEANEDWKANLERTAEIEEATADDVVWADAVIFGSPTRYGNIAAQLKQYMDTLGPEWEKGLLADKVYSGFTSSQTEHGGQESTLLALYNTIYHWGGIVVSPGYTDPAKFEDGNPYGTSHVSGRGDVDQTIRAAAAVQAERVVKIATALKRGA, encoded by the coding sequence ATGGCCACCACCGGGGTGAGCGTCATCTACTACTCGTCCACCGGGACCATCGCGGAGATCGCCCGGACGATCGCGCAGTACGCCGAGAAGGCGGGCGCGGAAGTCCGGCTGCGCAAAGTGCGCGAACTGGCACCGCCCGAGGCGATCGAGGCCAACGAGGACTGGAAGGCCAATCTCGAGCGCACCGCGGAGATCGAGGAGGCGACCGCCGATGACGTGGTGTGGGCGGACGCGGTCATCTTCGGGTCCCCGACCCGCTACGGCAACATCGCCGCGCAGTTGAAGCAATACATGGACACCCTCGGACCGGAGTGGGAGAAGGGCTTGCTGGCCGACAAGGTCTACAGCGGGTTCACGTCGTCGCAGACCGAGCACGGCGGGCAGGAGTCGACGCTGCTGGCGCTGTACAACACGATCTACCACTGGGGCGGCATCGTGGTGTCACCTGGCTACACCGACCCCGCGAAGTTCGAGGACGGCAACCCGTACGGCACCTCGCACGTGTCCGGACGCGGCGACGTCGACCAGACCATCCGGGCCGCGGCCGCCGTACAAGCCGAACGCGTGGTGAAAATCGCCACCGCGCTCAAGCGCGGCGCTTGA
- a CDS encoding hemerythrin domain-containing protein yields MADLSPGAQDDLVTVITRDHHAVELIFAELQLGEGSSDHRRSLADHMTTELVRHAVAEEMYMYPAARSALPDGDTVADREIAEHAGVERLLKELEGVDATDPRFDDLVERVIADVRHHIRDEEEQLLPRLQAVCGTEVLQELGRMVERAKSSAPTRPHPAAPHKPPANLILSSGVGMIDKLRDALSGRNRD; encoded by the coding sequence ATGGCTGATCTGAGTCCTGGTGCGCAGGACGATCTCGTTACCGTGATCACCAGGGACCACCACGCGGTCGAGCTGATCTTCGCCGAACTGCAACTGGGTGAGGGCAGCTCCGATCACCGGCGGAGTCTGGCCGACCACATGACCACCGAGCTGGTCCGTCATGCCGTGGCCGAGGAGATGTACATGTACCCGGCGGCGCGGAGCGCGCTGCCCGACGGCGACACGGTGGCCGACCGCGAGATCGCCGAGCACGCCGGGGTCGAACGGCTCCTGAAGGAACTCGAGGGTGTCGACGCGACGGATCCCCGGTTCGACGATCTCGTCGAGAGGGTGATCGCCGACGTCCGGCACCACATCCGGGACGAGGAGGAACAGCTGCTGCCGCGGCTGCAGGCCGTCTGCGGCACCGAAGTACTCCAGGAGCTCGGCCGCATGGTGGAAAGAGCCAAGTCCTCCGCACCGACCCGACCGCACCCAGCCGCACCGCACAAGCCCCCGGCCAACCTGATCCTCTCTTCAGGCGTCGGAATGATCGACAAGCTGCGCGACGCGCTGTCCGGCCGCAACCGCGACTGA
- a CDS encoding MFS transporter, with the protein MNRPAGSHRAVLVVFLVTGFVSATWAARLPATQERLELSAGRLAFVVLAIEGGALVGLPLGGHLADRYGSRRTLAVGMVGFPVSLGLLAIAPSLVWLCATAIVWAVINSILDVAMNSAGVELEVRRGRSCMARLHAGHSAGLLVGGLGAVAAATIGGPLWGHFIVTAFLALVAGCAATARLPAFENGRRPPRREIGRDRRLMLLGAVAFCGFLVEGGAGNWAAVDVRNHHGAPAAVAALAYTFFVVTLTVTRYVGDGLVSRFGRVKAVRAGGLLAGLGTVVVIAAPNTTSAIGGWGTVGAGVALLAPTVLAAAGQPEARPVSSSARQSHSGGSSSIAAVSTMGYFGSFSGPALIGVIADRVGLTVAIGVLSLAALAAIVLAGPALTSGTRRH; encoded by the coding sequence ATGAACCGACCTGCGGGATCGCACCGAGCAGTGCTGGTCGTCTTCCTGGTTACGGGGTTCGTGTCGGCGACGTGGGCCGCTCGGCTGCCCGCGACGCAGGAACGGCTCGAGCTGTCGGCAGGCCGCCTCGCGTTCGTTGTACTGGCCATCGAAGGTGGTGCGTTGGTGGGCCTGCCGTTGGGCGGACACCTTGCCGATAGGTACGGCAGCCGTCGTACGCTCGCCGTCGGCATGGTCGGGTTTCCGGTGTCGCTGGGCCTTCTTGCTATTGCGCCGTCGCTGGTCTGGTTGTGTGCGACGGCGATCGTCTGGGCCGTGATCAACAGCATCCTCGACGTCGCGATGAACAGTGCCGGCGTCGAGTTGGAGGTGCGCCGAGGACGGTCGTGCATGGCGCGTCTGCACGCCGGCCACAGCGCGGGTCTGCTGGTCGGCGGGCTCGGAGCGGTCGCTGCCGCCACGATCGGCGGTCCACTGTGGGGACACTTCATCGTCACGGCCTTCCTCGCCCTCGTCGCGGGGTGTGCCGCCACGGCAAGATTGCCGGCCTTCGAGAACGGTCGTCGCCCACCGCGCCGGGAGATCGGCCGCGACCGGCGGCTGATGCTGCTCGGCGCTGTGGCGTTCTGCGGGTTCCTCGTCGAAGGCGGCGCCGGCAACTGGGCCGCGGTCGACGTACGGAATCACCACGGCGCACCGGCGGCCGTGGCCGCCTTGGCCTACACGTTCTTCGTGGTGACGCTGACAGTCACGCGGTACGTCGGCGATGGCCTGGTCAGCCGGTTCGGCCGGGTCAAGGCAGTCCGGGCCGGCGGCCTGTTGGCCGGTCTCGGCACCGTCGTGGTGATTGCTGCCCCGAACACCACGAGCGCGATCGGGGGCTGGGGTACCGTCGGCGCGGGAGTTGCGCTCCTTGCTCCGACCGTCCTGGCAGCGGCAGGGCAACCCGAAGCCCGACCCGTCTCGAGTAGTGCCCGGCAAAGTCACAGCGGAGGCTCGTCGAGCATTGCGGCGGTCAGCACGATGGGGTACTTCGGGTCGTTCAGCGGTCCCGCCTTGATCGGTGTGATCGCGGACCGCGTCGGCCTGACGGTGGCTATCGGCGTGCTGAGCCTGGCGGCGCTGGCAGCCATCGTGCTCGCCGGGCCTGCGCTGACCTCAGGCACCAGGCGTCATTGA
- a CDS encoding fibronectin type III domain-containing protein codes for MTRLARAMRRPVAWWTVAALVLGTFIGYSALGRGAPAVAFQQAGHWVYNATLGAVFRVDGGGKTVDAEVRGVQAEPGSQVVQGATNGYVVRADGVIVFGKSNLTVKSTVRIGIPEEPVGIEAQSGPYLVYRQHGQIVRLGDQQQTITVGSVVSSAIATADGALWLRNANHFCRLAPASTALTCELPAQAGDAGALLSLAGKPAFANLSKRTLTPLTGEKAGRAVPMGVSGALPTTSVVAQSDVNGRIPILAGQRLLLVDAAGAKAAESINLPPGRYGAVAATGAAVAVLDTDKRVVRTFAPDGKALHTHELSKKKDGGHKGSPRVTAGQDGRLYIDDETGAVVTVVDGDGSVSEVDIDGGNKPVSPSATTQPSATPTPSTPTPSSTPSSTPTRRPLLPPVKVTVAPPKPNATETETPERKPRRTETTTPPPSKPTARPTTTKPTTTRPTAKPTSKPTTKPTVPAASAPGAPGSVTARPASGKATVSWSAARANGAAISSYKVSFRIAPGYFVVGLPASGSVTVSGSTRSHSFSQLLNGGGYIFTVSATNRVGTGPAVDTKTVPIGGSQAEPPGPPTKVSAAAKPNGSVTVSWSAPSTSDYTLSGYTVLGSDGTKTQSPAYTNSATLNPPLGKAVSYRVTATNSSGTSSPSAATRSVTPYKPAAAPKVTATPGRGSVSLSWTAPNLNGGQLVHYVVTATGQPQRTVTTTSTRYTGLTALQLTFTVKAVTRERNNSSSTTATGAAGSTTAAPTAGAPAMPPVSRPASSVRRTSRRRKDAQW; via the coding sequence ATGACTCGCCTTGCCCGTGCGATGCGTCGGCCTGTTGCTTGGTGGACGGTCGCGGCACTGGTTCTCGGGACGTTCATCGGCTACTCGGCGCTCGGTCGCGGTGCGCCGGCGGTCGCGTTCCAGCAGGCCGGGCACTGGGTCTACAACGCGACGCTCGGCGCGGTCTTCCGGGTCGACGGCGGCGGCAAGACCGTCGACGCCGAGGTCCGCGGTGTGCAGGCCGAGCCCGGCAGCCAGGTCGTCCAGGGCGCCACCAACGGGTACGTCGTCCGCGCCGACGGCGTCATCGTGTTCGGCAAGTCGAACCTGACGGTGAAGAGCACGGTCCGGATCGGCATCCCGGAGGAACCGGTCGGTATCGAGGCACAGAGCGGCCCGTACCTGGTGTACCGGCAGCACGGTCAGATCGTCCGGCTGGGCGACCAGCAGCAAACGATCACCGTCGGCAGTGTGGTGTCCAGCGCGATCGCCACCGCCGACGGTGCCCTGTGGCTGCGCAACGCGAACCACTTCTGCCGGCTGGCACCTGCGTCGACCGCACTGACCTGCGAGCTTCCTGCGCAGGCAGGTGACGCTGGTGCGCTGCTGAGCCTTGCCGGCAAGCCTGCCTTTGCCAACCTGTCGAAGCGCACCCTGACACCGCTGACCGGTGAGAAGGCCGGCCGTGCGGTGCCGATGGGCGTAAGCGGTGCCCTGCCGACCACCTCTGTCGTAGCTCAGTCGGACGTCAACGGCCGGATCCCGATCCTGGCCGGCCAGCGGCTGCTGCTGGTCGACGCCGCGGGCGCCAAGGCCGCCGAGAGCATCAACCTCCCGCCGGGACGGTACGGCGCGGTAGCCGCGACCGGTGCCGCTGTCGCAGTACTGGACACCGACAAGCGCGTCGTACGGACGTTCGCGCCGGACGGCAAGGCGCTGCACACACATGAGCTGAGCAAGAAGAAGGACGGCGGCCACAAGGGCAGCCCACGGGTGACGGCCGGGCAGGACGGCCGGCTGTACATCGACGACGAGACCGGTGCGGTGGTGACCGTGGTCGACGGTGACGGCTCGGTGAGCGAGGTGGACATCGACGGCGGAAACAAGCCGGTGTCCCCGTCGGCGACGACGCAGCCGAGCGCCACCCCGACCCCGAGCACTCCCACGCCGAGCAGCACCCCCAGCAGTACGCCGACCCGCCGGCCGCTCCTGCCGCCGGTCAAGGTGACCGTCGCACCGCCGAAGCCGAACGCGACCGAGACCGAGACACCGGAGCGCAAGCCGCGCCGGACCGAGACGACCACCCCACCGCCGAGCAAACCGACGGCCCGGCCGACGACGACCAAGCCGACAACCACCAGGCCGACGGCCAAGCCGACCAGCAAGCCGACGACGAAGCCGACCGTGCCGGCGGCGTCCGCACCTGGTGCGCCCGGCTCGGTGACGGCCCGGCCCGCGAGCGGCAAGGCGACGGTGTCGTGGTCGGCGGCCCGGGCCAACGGTGCCGCGATCTCCAGCTACAAGGTGAGCTTCCGCATCGCGCCCGGCTACTTCGTCGTCGGCCTCCCGGCGTCGGGCTCGGTCACCGTCTCCGGCAGCACCCGCAGCCACAGCTTCAGCCAGCTGCTGAACGGCGGTGGCTACATCTTCACGGTGTCCGCGACCAACCGCGTCGGCACCGGTCCGGCCGTCGACACGAAGACAGTGCCGATCGGCGGCAGCCAGGCCGAACCACCTGGTCCGCCCACCAAGGTCAGTGCGGCCGCCAAGCCGAACGGCTCGGTCACCGTGTCCTGGTCCGCCCCGAGCACGTCGGACTACACCCTGTCCGGCTACACAGTGCTGGGATCGGACGGCACGAAGACCCAGAGCCCGGCGTACACGAACAGCGCGACGCTCAACCCGCCACTGGGCAAGGCCGTCAGCTACCGGGTCACTGCTACCAACAGCTCCGGTACGTCGTCTCCGTCCGCAGCCACGCGTTCAGTGACGCCATACAAGCCGGCTGCGGCGCCGAAGGTGACCGCTACGCCAGGCAGAGGGTCGGTGTCGCTCAGCTGGACCGCGCCGAACCTGAACGGTGGCCAGCTGGTGCACTACGTCGTCACGGCGACCGGCCAGCCGCAGCGGACCGTGACAACGACCAGCACCCGCTACACCGGTCTGACTGCGCTCCAGCTGACGTTCACGGTCAAGGCGGTCACGCGGGAGCGCAACAACAGCAGCAGCACGACGGCTACCGGTGCGGCCGGTTCGACAACGGCAGCGCCTACAGCCGGTGCCCCGGCGATGCCTCCGGTGAGTAGGCCGGCCTCTTCAGTACGACGTACCTCGCGCCGACGGAAGGATGCGCAGTGGTGA